A single region of the Erythrobacter sp. genome encodes:
- a CDS encoding alginate export family protein — translation MARRRTGLALRAALAGLLAFVPAMPGAVLSAQNVAGTDPYTNEVIETVQIRIANPSQDEALNDRIEDGVRRAVSVFPGERFSQQKLDFQLAQARRIRDVGGLKYDIEPAATGGLNIIVEVTIGETAAPEGRGMAFGGKFPTLYEKDGTYVRFKLDLFGLYYSNNNAWYGEPDQLLAGNPLVAGEPAGEGYDDWVEAYAHYGIYGITPLNEGTYVYAGVSAITAASVGQELFSDESRSFTGIEDAYVGIVGGNTDEDGNRFSYNVTAGRQRFTLANGFLIANTAANGSDRAALQANARWASDFLGLARLRWNNTMLEVFYLDPDELPIVDSRTSYAGVNLEFQPSANLTVGTSFVTSPESDFNYFSPVGGIAGTREGLRVYDARFNYVPNGPGAQGPFFGGEIAFQDNANFDMSAHAGWAEVGYSFPRAKWSPAISYRVSKFSGDDPDTATFERWDPMLSGGTGEQWVQGANHFKVVQNSNVIAHRIQGRLRPMRMIELVPQLWAFRADSLNNIGGNPALTFLSDKEYGYEANMTAKWFASRNLYVHGHVAYTWPGDAVEAALAGAEKGWLSTMLFVRYAF, via the coding sequence GTGGCCCGGCGGCGCACCGGGCTCGCGCTGCGAGCCGCGCTCGCCGGACTGCTCGCTTTCGTTCCCGCAATGCCCGGCGCGGTGCTTTCTGCGCAGAACGTGGCAGGCACCGACCCTTACACCAACGAGGTGATCGAGACGGTCCAGATCCGGATCGCCAACCCTTCTCAAGACGAGGCGCTCAACGATCGTATCGAAGACGGCGTCCGGCGCGCCGTGTCGGTGTTCCCGGGCGAGCGGTTCTCGCAGCAGAAACTCGATTTCCAGCTCGCCCAGGCCCGCCGTATCCGCGATGTCGGCGGGCTGAAATACGATATCGAGCCGGCCGCGACCGGCGGTCTCAACATCATCGTCGAAGTCACGATCGGCGAAACCGCGGCGCCCGAGGGGCGCGGCATGGCTTTCGGCGGAAAGTTCCCGACCCTTTACGAAAAGGACGGGACCTATGTCCGCTTCAAGCTCGACCTGTTCGGGCTCTACTATTCGAACAACAACGCCTGGTATGGCGAGCCCGACCAGTTGCTCGCGGGCAATCCTCTCGTCGCCGGGGAGCCGGCGGGCGAAGGCTATGACGACTGGGTCGAAGCCTATGCCCATTACGGCATCTACGGGATCACGCCTCTCAACGAGGGGACCTATGTCTATGCCGGGGTCAGCGCGATCACGGCAGCCTCGGTCGGGCAGGAGCTGTTCAGCGACGAAAGCCGCAGCTTTACGGGGATCGAAGACGCCTATGTCGGGATCGTCGGCGGGAACACGGACGAGGACGGCAACCGGTTCTCCTACAATGTCACCGCCGGCCGGCAGCGCTTCACCCTTGCGAACGGGTTCCTGATCGCGAACACCGCCGCCAACGGATCGGACCGGGCCGCGCTTCAGGCGAACGCGCGCTGGGCCTCCGACTTCCTCGGCCTGGCGCGGCTGCGCTGGAACAACACGATGCTCGAGGTCTTCTACCTCGATCCGGACGAGCTGCCGATCGTGGATTCGCGGACGAGCTATGCGGGCGTCAATCTCGAGTTCCAGCCTAGCGCGAACCTGACCGTCGGAACGAGCTTCGTCACGTCGCCTGAATCGGACTTCAACTATTTCTCGCCCGTCGGAGGCATCGCGGGCACGCGCGAAGGGCTGCGGGTCTATGATGCGCGCTTCAATTATGTCCCCAATGGTCCCGGCGCACAGGGCCCGTTCTTCGGCGGGGAGATCGCGTTCCAGGACAACGCCAATTTCGACATGAGCGCCCATGCCGGGTGGGCCGAGGTCGGTTACAGCTTCCCGCGCGCGAAATGGTCTCCGGCTATCAGCTACCGGGTCTCCAAGTTCAGCGGCGACGATCCCGACACCGCCACTTTCGAACGATGGGATCCGATGCTTTCCGGCGGGACGGGCGAACAGTGGGTGCAGGGCGCGAACCACTTCAAGGTGGTGCAGAACAGCAATGTCATCGCCCACCGCATCCAGGGCCGCCTGCGGCCGATGCGGATGATCGAACTCGTCCCGCAATTATGGGCTTTCCGTGCCGACAGCCTGAACAATATCGGCGGCAATCCGGCGCTCACGTTCCTCAGCGACAAGGAATACGGATACGAAGCGAACATGACCGCGAAATGGTTCGCGAGCCGCAATCTCTATGTCCACGGCCACGTCGCCTACACCTGGCCCGGCGATGCGGTCGAAGCGGCCCTGGCCGGAGCCGAGAAGGGCTGGCTCAGCACCATGCTGTTCGTGCGTTACGCGTTCTGA
- a CDS encoding SDR family NAD(P)-dependent oxidoreductase — MTSGPYGEPWPDGESAVPGRCDIAPLSEDYFTPGRFAGKTVLVTGCARGMGRGAAFRLAREGANVVGVDWLEEEGRATMAEIAREGHATRFVAGDVGEDSTCRRMVEVAVEAFGGLDAALNNAGVMDGVFSGEPIDYAAQKDLIFAPLHEATERYWDNVFQTNVKGVFFSMRHELRRMLAQGRGGAILNVASIAGLTGLPGNPAYVASKHAVNGMTKNAAIDYAPYGIRVNSVNMAATDTDMIARAGALVAAQNRSGAPNPGMGRIKIQSTLAYADREHRPATIAEQVSMMCLLLSPEAGNITGATHATDGGWTAY; from the coding sequence ATGACGAGCGGCCCTTATGGCGAACCCTGGCCCGACGGCGAGAGCGCGGTTCCGGGGCGCTGCGACATCGCCCCCCTGTCCGAAGATTACTTCACCCCCGGCCGGTTCGCGGGAAAGACCGTGCTGGTCACCGGCTGCGCGCGCGGCATGGGCCGGGGCGCCGCGTTCAGGCTGGCGCGCGAAGGGGCAAATGTCGTCGGCGTCGACTGGCTCGAGGAGGAAGGCCGCGCGACGATGGCCGAGATCGCGCGGGAAGGCCACGCGACCCGCTTCGTCGCCGGGGACGTCGGCGAGGATAGCACCTGCCGGCGCATGGTCGAGGTCGCGGTCGAAGCCTTCGGCGGGCTCGATGCCGCGCTCAACAATGCGGGCGTGATGGACGGTGTCTTTTCAGGCGAGCCGATCGATTACGCCGCGCAGAAAGACCTCATCTTCGCCCCGCTCCACGAAGCGACCGAGCGCTACTGGGACAATGTCTTCCAGACCAATGTCAAGGGCGTGTTCTTCTCGATGCGGCACGAACTGCGCCGGATGCTGGCCCAGGGGCGCGGCGGCGCGATCCTGAATGTCGCTTCGATTGCAGGTCTGACCGGCCTCCCGGGGAACCCGGCCTACGTCGCCTCGAAGCACGCGGTGAACGGCATGACCAAGAACGCGGCGATCGATTACGCGCCATATGGGATCCGGGTGAACTCGGTGAACATGGCGGCGACCGATACGGACATGATCGCGCGCGCCGGGGCGCTGGTCGCCGCGCAGAACCGCAGCGGGGCGCCCAATCCGGGGATGGGACGGATCAAGATCCAGAGCACGCTTGCCTATGCCGACCGGGAGCACCGCCCGGCCACCATCGCCGAGCAGGTCAGCATGATGTGCCTCCTGCTTTCGCCCGAGGCGGGCAACATCACCGGCGCCACGCACGCCACGGATGGCGGCTGGACCGCTTATTGA
- a CDS encoding SDR family NAD(P)-dependent oxidoreductase produces MKRRDMLKTLGIATVASGTGGIMLTEAEAAELNDALNIALDEYAFPWDPADPDVPGRMNIARVPDDYFMPGRFAGKNVIVTGCARGMGADAARRLAREGANVVGLDILEELGAETIESIRAEGLNAAFVPGDITRDSDCERMVSYCVETYGSLDAAINNAGVMDALHPDEEIDYPNQRDRLMARIHEAGDPYWNRVMEVNVTGTFYSMRHELRQMMKQNTGGSIVNIASVAGIRGFGGTPPYVASKHAVQGLTKNAAIDYAPYGIRVNSTGMGTTITPMFKRAFEIIRQRIGTGFKDSGISLAKIESLLQYSDQNKMGSTSAEQVAIMLFLLSPEASNITGATYNTDGGFSVY; encoded by the coding sequence ATGAAAAGAAGGGACATGCTCAAGACGCTCGGGATCGCGACGGTCGCAAGCGGGACGGGCGGCATCATGCTGACCGAAGCCGAGGCTGCGGAACTGAACGATGCGCTCAACATCGCGCTCGACGAATACGCCTTTCCCTGGGACCCCGCCGACCCCGACGTGCCGGGCAGGATGAACATCGCGCGCGTTCCCGACGATTATTTCATGCCCGGCCGGTTCGCTGGCAAGAACGTCATCGTCACCGGCTGCGCGCGCGGGATGGGGGCCGACGCGGCGCGGCGGCTTGCGCGGGAAGGCGCCAATGTCGTCGGCCTCGACATTCTCGAGGAACTCGGCGCGGAAACGATCGAATCGATCCGGGCCGAGGGCCTGAACGCGGCTTTCGTCCCCGGCGACATCACCAGGGATTCCGACTGCGAGCGGATGGTCAGCTACTGCGTCGAGACCTATGGCAGCCTCGATGCGGCGATCAACAATGCAGGCGTGATGGACGCGCTGCATCCCGACGAGGAGATCGACTACCCCAACCAGCGCGACCGGCTCATGGCGCGCATCCACGAAGCGGGCGATCCCTACTGGAACCGCGTGATGGAGGTGAATGTCACGGGCACCTTCTATTCGATGCGCCACGAACTGCGGCAGATGATGAAGCAGAACACCGGCGGTTCGATCGTCAACATCGCGTCGGTCGCGGGCATTCGCGGTTTCGGCGGGACACCGCCCTATGTCGCTTCCAAGCACGCGGTGCAGGGCCTCACCAAGAACGCGGCGATCGATTACGCGCCTTACGGGATCCGGGTGAATTCGACCGGCATGGGCACGACGATCACTCCGATGTTCAAGCGCGCCTTCGAGATCATCCGCCAGCGGATCGGCACCGGGTTCAAGGACTCGGGCATCTCGCTCGCCAAGATCGAGAGCCTCCTGCAGTACAGCGACCAGAACAAGATGGGTTCGACCTCGGCCGAACAGGTCGCGATCATGCTCTTCCTGCTCTCGCCCGAGGCATCGAACATCACCGGGGCGACCTACAATACCGACGGCGGGTTCTCGGTCTACTAG
- a CDS encoding serine hydrolase, whose translation MMMPRFANLPKLGPRLGIVAAIAAALALPAAAQQGQPPLSAQESDPRVMGWMEGFPPPADKIITQPDSVYFSFPRLRWSVCHLREFLPTEQISRGTGAPSPLAYPSPAEFAEERAQIDALTFMPINASEPMTWEQSLYANYTDGMLILHKGEVVYERYFGCLEEDGKHAAMSMTKSVTGLLAQILVAEGKLDETKLVREIIPEIGSSAFANATVRQVMDMTTGVKYSEDYSDPNADIWLYSRAASPLPKPADYEGPDGYWEYLQQVEPEGRHGDSFHYKTINSDMLGWIISRVSGKSVTELASERLWKPMGAEQDAYQTVDGKGVPFAGGGISAGLRDLGRLGLLMLNKGEANGERLFPASVAERIAKGGDRSKFAGFPTIPGGSYTSQWWVFHNEHGAYAARGVHGQTIYVDPTAEMVLVRFASFPAAQNGRIDPTSLPAYQAVAEYLMSKE comes from the coding sequence ATGATGATGCCCAGGTTCGCCAATCTTCCCAAGCTCGGCCCCAGGCTCGGTATCGTCGCGGCGATTGCCGCCGCGCTCGCCCTGCCTGCCGCCGCGCAGCAGGGCCAGCCGCCCCTTTCGGCGCAGGAATCCGACCCGCGCGTGATGGGCTGGATGGAGGGCTTTCCGCCGCCCGCGGACAAGATCATCACCCAGCCGGATTCGGTCTATTTCAGCTTCCCGCGCCTGCGCTGGTCGGTCTGCCACCTGCGCGAGTTCCTGCCGACCGAACAGATCAGCCGCGGGACCGGCGCGCCCTCGCCGCTCGCCTATCCCTCGCCCGCCGAATTCGCCGAGGAACGCGCGCAGATCGACGCACTCACGTTCATGCCGATAAATGCGAGCGAGCCGATGACGTGGGAGCAATCGCTCTACGCCAATTACACCGACGGGATGCTAATCCTGCACAAGGGCGAGGTCGTCTACGAACGCTATTTCGGCTGTCTCGAGGAAGACGGAAAGCACGCGGCGATGTCGATGACGAAATCGGTGACGGGCCTGCTTGCCCAGATCCTCGTCGCCGAGGGCAAGCTCGACGAGACGAAGCTCGTGCGCGAGATCATCCCGGAAATCGGTTCGAGCGCCTTTGCCAATGCGACCGTCAGGCAGGTCATGGACATGACTACGGGGGTCAAGTATTCCGAGGATTATTCGGACCCAAACGCCGACATCTGGCTCTATTCGAGGGCGGCGAGCCCGCTGCCCAAGCCTGCCGATTACGAGGGGCCGGACGGCTATTGGGAGTATCTCCAGCAGGTCGAGCCCGAAGGTCGCCACGGCGACAGCTTCCATTACAAGACGATCAATTCCGACATGCTCGGCTGGATCATCTCGCGTGTGAGCGGGAAATCGGTGACCGAACTTGCTTCGGAGCGCCTGTGGAAACCGATGGGGGCCGAACAGGATGCCTACCAGACGGTCGACGGCAAGGGCGTTCCGTTTGCGGGCGGCGGCATTTCGGCGGGACTGCGCGATCTCGGTCGGCTCGGCCTGCTGATGCTCAACAAGGGTGAGGCGAATGGCGAGCGGCTGTTCCCCGCCTCTGTCGCGGAGCGGATCGCGAAAGGCGGTGACCGTTCGAAATTCGCCGGTTTCCCGACCATTCCGGGCGGCAGCTACACCAGCCAGTGGTGGGTGTTCCATAACGAGCACGGCGCCTATGCGGCACGCGGGGTCCATGGGCAGACGATCTATGTCGATCCGACCGCCGAGATGGTGCTGGTGCGCTTCGCCTCCTTCCCCGCCGCGCAGAACGGGCGGATCGATCCGACCTCGCTGCCCGCCTACCAGGCGGTGGCGGAATACCTGATGAGCAAGGAATGA
- a CDS encoding mechanosensitive ion channel family protein, with the protein MRLHKGMMTRRLLALMAGLWLALLPGTAFSQEAVEAPPETVGAEAEAEADADAGEPSSAVPDRVTDPSVTIEELSHLLIPLTKEELAQVTDAWLANVRAATQEIADVQADIARNPAEKGDPRFERLVDLVGKRAALLTRFTMAIDSFERKGGDEARVADLRAYRKAVLFEETSQASTTALVGSFITWLGRADGGIAVLVRIGIALGALAGIVLVARIARGIVHVWLGRFSKLSKLLQGFIAAAFFWLFIVIGLLVVLASVDIDVTPLFAVIGGASFILAFAFQDTLGNLASGLMILVNQPFDEGDYIDVGGVSGTVKDVSIVATTIATLDNKIIIVPNRNVWGNVIVNASVSDVRRVDLVFGASYDDPIQEVLDTINDIVAAHPKILAEPAPQVAANELAASSVNYVCRPWVRAEDFMDVYWDLTRQVKEAFDKRGLSMPFPQQDVHIRSAQPAPQGG; encoded by the coding sequence ATGAGGCTCCACAAAGGCATGATGACGCGTCGATTGCTGGCCTTGATGGCGGGCCTGTGGCTCGCTTTGCTGCCCGGAACCGCGTTCTCCCAGGAAGCCGTGGAAGCGCCCCCCGAGACGGTTGGGGCCGAGGCCGAGGCCGAGGCCGATGCAGACGCGGGCGAGCCGTCCTCGGCTGTCCCCGATCGCGTAACCGATCCGTCCGTGACCATAGAGGAACTTTCGCACCTGCTTATCCCTCTGACCAAGGAGGAACTGGCACAGGTCACCGACGCATGGCTCGCCAATGTGCGCGCCGCCACGCAGGAGATCGCCGATGTGCAGGCCGATATCGCCCGCAACCCGGCCGAAAAGGGCGATCCCCGCTTCGAACGCCTGGTCGATCTGGTCGGAAAACGCGCCGCCTTGCTGACCCGGTTCACGATGGCGATCGATTCCTTCGAGCGGAAGGGCGGCGACGAAGCCCGCGTCGCGGACCTGCGCGCCTATCGCAAGGCCGTGCTGTTCGAGGAAACTTCGCAGGCCAGCACCACCGCGCTCGTCGGCTCTTTCATCACCTGGCTCGGCCGCGCAGACGGCGGGATCGCGGTGCTGGTGCGGATCGGCATCGCTCTCGGCGCGCTTGCCGGGATCGTGCTCGTCGCCCGGATCGCGCGGGGTATCGTCCACGTCTGGCTCGGCCGGTTTTCGAAACTGTCGAAACTGCTTCAGGGTTTCATCGCCGCGGCGTTCTTCTGGCTGTTCATCGTCATCGGCCTTCTGGTGGTCCTCGCCTCGGTCGACATCGATGTGACCCCGCTTTTCGCTGTTATCGGCGGGGCTTCGTTCATTCTTGCCTTCGCCTTCCAGGACACGCTCGGCAATCTGGCGAGCGGGCTGATGATCCTCGTCAACCAGCCCTTCGATGAAGGCGACTATATCGATGTCGGCGGGGTAAGCGGGACGGTGAAGGATGTGAGCATCGTCGCCACCACCATCGCCACTCTCGACAACAAGATCATCATCGTGCCCAATCGCAATGTCTGGGGCAACGTGATCGTCAACGCCTCGGTCAGCGACGTGCGGCGGGTCGATCTCGTCTTCGGCGCATCGTATGACGACCCGATCCAGGAAGTGCTCGACACGATCAACGACATCGTCGCGGCGCACCCGAAAATCCTCGCGGAGCCCGCACCGCAGGTGGCGGCGAACGAGCTGGCCGCCAGCTCGGTCAACTATGTCTGCCGTCCGTGGGTGCGGGCCGAGGATTTCATGGATGTCTACTGGGACCTGACCCGGCAGGTTAAGGAGGCCTTCGACAAGCGCGGCCTTTCCATGCCTTTCCCGCAGCAGGACGTGCATATAAGATCAGCCCAGCCCGCGCCGCAAGGCGGCTGA
- a CDS encoding patatin-like phospholipase family protein, with protein MTTSPTAMALPRRARSTLRGARSPLLGLLCILASACAGMERIEYTEPASASAAILPGEDDASAVRFWAGNDRARYDAWIAEVYSDRKASGLPEPENMLVISGGSDKGAYTAGLLNSWSEKGSRPQFDLVTGVSTGALIAPFAFLGSSQDATLKEIYTGIGPGDIYRSRPFGILFGKSALARTEPLQELIAKYTTRDFLERIAAEHRKGRRLLVMTTQLDSGRGMIWDMGAIAARGTPRGDALFRQVLLASASIPGVFPPVFIEANDGTRSFEEMHVDGGVVSSFFVLPLELLERRLHSRAGKRNIWILYNGRLQPKFEVVGADALSILQRSIDVTLTSHDQTFLTGLRLFGERNGVRVALCGIEDDIAAEDAEIFDTERMNQFYEMGRDSAAEDEGCLDREFEF; from the coding sequence ATGACAACTTCCCCAACCGCCATGGCCCTGCCCCGCCGGGCGCGCTCGACCCTTCGCGGCGCAAGATCGCCGCTGCTCGGCCTGCTGTGCATCCTCGCATCGGCCTGCGCAGGGATGGAGCGCATCGAATACACCGAGCCCGCCTCGGCCAGCGCGGCGATCCTGCCCGGCGAGGACGATGCCTCGGCCGTCCGCTTCTGGGCCGGGAACGACCGGGCGCGCTACGATGCGTGGATCGCCGAGGTCTATTCCGACCGCAAGGCGAGCGGGCTGCCCGAGCCGGAGAACATGCTCGTCATATCGGGCGGCTCCGACAAGGGCGCCTATACGGCGGGGCTGCTCAATTCATGGAGCGAAAAGGGCTCGCGGCCGCAATTCGATCTCGTCACCGGGGTAAGCACGGGCGCGCTGATCGCGCCCTTCGCCTTTCTTGGGTCGTCGCAGGATGCGACGCTCAAGGAGATCTACACAGGCATCGGGCCGGGCGACATCTATCGCAGCCGCCCGTTCGGCATCCTGTTCGGCAAGTCGGCCCTCGCCCGGACCGAGCCGCTGCAGGAGCTGATCGCGAAATACACCACGCGCGATTTTCTCGAACGCATCGCGGCGGAACATCGCAAGGGGCGGCGCCTGCTGGTGATGACGACGCAGCTCGACAGCGGGCGCGGGATGATCTGGGACATGGGCGCGATCGCCGCGCGCGGGACGCCGCGGGGCGATGCGCTGTTCCGGCAGGTGCTGCTCGCCTCGGCGAGCATTCCGGGGGTCTTCCCGCCGGTCTTCATCGAGGCGAACGACGGCACGCGCAGCTTCGAGGAAATGCACGTCGACGGCGGTGTCGTCAGCAGCTTCTTCGTCCTGCCGCTCGAACTACTCGAACGCCGGCTCCATTCCCGCGCTGGAAAGCGCAACATCTGGATCCTCTACAACGGGCGGCTCCAGCCCAAGTTCGAGGTCGTCGGGGCGGATGCCCTCTCGATCCTCCAGCGCTCGATCGATGTGACGCTGACCTCGCATGACCAGACCTTCCTCACCGGCCTGCGGCTTTTCGGCGAGCGCAACGGCGTGCGGGTCGCGCTGTGCGGGATCGAGGACGACATCGCGGCCGAGGACGCGGAAATCTTCGATACCGAGCGGATGAACCAGTTCTACGAGATGGGACGCGACAGCGCCGCCGAGGACGAGGGATGTCTCGACCGGGAATTCGAATTCTAG
- a CDS encoding CHAT domain-containing tetratricopeptide repeat protein: protein MDFATWRTALLALVLCLAGWGAPALAQDASDTGPEAQDGGSGFQARVEDFARRIGEANAALDPRGAYEHARAYRDYVLSVRKATHPDALQARLVDLSARLEAGYLNTTQADSDALIKDSIAAFGEKDVRTGRAFEMAGAAQLAHGEGQKAMFRFARAMDILDSALGLTHPEALAARQRYIEGLLFTGRAAEAIPLLLEALELTISAHGQQSPLTIPVAANLGVAHFQQGNDEEALRYTEEALLAHDEAFGRAHLGTLALWHNYASLLASLGRYEEARRQIEYFIGAYEKKVGLQHPDTIAAAQTYVDVLEKTGEPERALRIATGLYRTAFRTFGDDDPETVNARIRAYELELRHEGSSEDLVKRLWRANFSLEKLEPAHRPFTRTRVRGSASHRFKMLMLGKGVSARRADQRDLPFFETNFLRAEAMWFNPRRTEPEGSDAYDRPYPTGPKSALIALQDAMRRPTSGPVALAQARLRAALDGNEALLASWEKESAERLDLERRLFETFGGSDEAIRKRANLHYRLELAEAFIREDQALIEMTSPGFFNVLNKGAVESYVLDFLLEDDEVVLMIVPGPTATHVVAWSNASIAWNRSDMTAREVQSIVEELRAGLSVDGSGRLGYFDMALSHELYTRLIEPVAHAMDGQTHLYYIAHGSLSTLPPAVLLTEAPPEGADYNDPAVLREAAWLSDAFALIQLPTLETLELLRGSDTLRRRLKEKEGGAGSGNPAYSGFGDPLLAGEAALRGVGGAVLRAIDPAAFIPSGEGVEARSTIDPELVRAMPRLPGTRREVEAVRSGLDAPGDLVFYDDSMTEARIKRTDFTGVEILHLATHGVTAAQSQGLAEPGLIFTPPAQSSELDDGYLSAAEVIGLDLSSVRWAILSACNTAAPSDRAGEGGFSGLVRSFFMAGASTLLVSHWPVYDDVAAELASRAVRMNAQGLTRARALQESILQVRTDPKLDAAHPAVWAPFALVGEGR from the coding sequence ATGGACTTTGCGACATGGCGCACGGCCCTGTTGGCACTGGTTTTGTGCCTGGCCGGATGGGGCGCACCGGCGCTCGCGCAGGACGCGAGCGACACGGGACCAGAAGCCCAGGATGGCGGATCAGGTTTCCAGGCCCGCGTCGAGGACTTTGCCCGCCGGATCGGCGAAGCGAACGCAGCGCTCGATCCGCGCGGCGCGTATGAACACGCGCGGGCCTACCGCGATTACGTCCTCTCCGTCCGCAAGGCGACGCACCCCGACGCGCTTCAGGCAAGGCTGGTCGATCTCAGCGCCCGGCTCGAAGCGGGATATCTCAACACGACGCAGGCCGACAGCGACGCGCTGATCAAGGACAGCATCGCCGCTTTCGGTGAGAAAGACGTGCGCACCGGCCGCGCCTTCGAGATGGCCGGCGCCGCGCAGCTCGCCCACGGCGAAGGCCAGAAGGCGATGTTCCGCTTTGCGCGCGCGATGGACATTCTCGACAGCGCCCTTGGCCTCACCCATCCCGAAGCACTGGCCGCGCGGCAACGCTATATCGAAGGACTGCTCTTCACGGGCCGCGCAGCCGAAGCGATCCCCCTGCTGCTCGAAGCGCTCGAGTTGACCATCTCGGCCCATGGCCAGCAATCGCCCCTGACGATCCCCGTCGCGGCCAATCTGGGCGTCGCTCATTTCCAGCAGGGCAATGACGAAGAGGCGCTCAGGTACACGGAGGAAGCCCTTCTGGCGCATGACGAGGCTTTCGGACGCGCCCATCTCGGCACGCTGGCCCTGTGGCACAACTACGCGAGCCTGCTTGCATCGCTGGGGCGTTACGAAGAGGCGCGCCGCCAGATAGAGTACTTCATCGGCGCGTACGAAAAGAAGGTCGGACTTCAGCACCCCGATACGATCGCCGCTGCGCAGACCTATGTCGACGTGCTGGAGAAGACCGGCGAACCCGAGCGTGCGCTGCGGATTGCGACCGGGCTCTATCGCACGGCATTCCGGACATTCGGCGACGACGACCCGGAAACCGTCAACGCGCGGATCCGGGCCTACGAGCTGGAACTGCGGCACGAGGGATCGAGCGAGGATCTGGTCAAGAGGCTGTGGAGGGCCAATTTTTCGCTCGAAAAGCTCGAGCCCGCGCATCGCCCCTTCACCCGCACGCGGGTGCGGGGCTCCGCTTCCCATCGCTTCAAGATGCTGATGCTGGGCAAGGGGGTATCCGCAAGGCGCGCCGACCAGCGCGATCTGCCCTTCTTCGAAACCAATTTCCTGCGCGCCGAGGCGATGTGGTTCAACCCGCGAAGGACTGAACCGGAAGGGTCCGATGCCTATGATCGCCCGTATCCGACCGGTCCCAAGAGCGCGCTGATCGCGCTGCAGGACGCGATGCGTAGGCCGACTTCCGGTCCGGTCGCGCTGGCGCAGGCCCGTTTGCGCGCGGCGCTCGACGGCAACGAGGCGCTCCTTGCATCCTGGGAAAAGGAATCCGCCGAGCGCCTCGACCTGGAGCGCCGGCTGTTCGAGACCTTCGGCGGGTCGGACGAAGCGATCAGGAAAAGGGCGAACCTGCATTACCGTCTGGAACTGGCAGAAGCGTTCATCCGGGAAGACCAGGCCTTGATCGAGATGACGTCGCCGGGCTTTTTCAACGTGCTGAACAAGGGCGCGGTCGAATCCTACGTGCTCGATTTCCTCCTCGAGGATGACGAAGTCGTGCTCATGATCGTGCCCGGTCCCACCGCCACGCATGTCGTGGCCTGGAGCAACGCTTCCATCGCCTGGAACCGTTCCGACATGACCGCCCGGGAAGTGCAGTCCATCGTCGAAGAGTTGCGCGCGGGGCTGAGCGTCGATGGCTCGGGTCGGCTGGGCTATTTCGACATGGCCCTTTCGCACGAGCTTTACACGCGGCTGATCGAACCGGTGGCGCACGCGATGGATGGGCAGACCCATCTCTATTACATCGCGCACGGATCGCTCTCGACGCTGCCTCCCGCGGTCCTGCTTACCGAGGCGCCGCCTGAAGGCGCGGATTACAACGATCCGGCGGTCCTGCGAGAGGCGGCGTGGCTGTCCGACGCCTTCGCGCTGATCCAGCTGCCGACGCTCGAAACCCTTGAATTGCTGCGCGGTTCGGACACATTGCGGCGCAGGCTCAAGGAAAAAGAGGGCGGCGCCGGTTCCGGCAATCCGGCCTATTCGGGCTTTGGCGATCCCCTGCTTGCAGGCGAGGCCGCTTTGCGCGGGGTCGGCGGAGCGGTGTTGCGTGCGATCGATCCGGCCGCCTTCATTCCTTCAGGCGAAGGCGTCGAGGCCCGCTCCACCATCGATCCCGAACTCGTGCGGGCGATGCCGCGCCTGCCCGGTACGCGCCGCGAAGTCGAAGCGGTGCGCAGCGGGCTCGACGCTCCGGGCGACCTGGTATTCTACGACGACTCGATGACCGAGGCCCGGATCAAGCGAACCGACTTTACCGGCGTGGAAATCCTCCATCTGGCGACCCACGGGGTGACTGCCGCGCAAAGCCAGGGCCTGGCCGAGCCAGGCCTCATCTTCACGCCGCCCGCGCAATCGAGCGAGCTTGACGACGGCTATCTTTCGGCGGCCGAGGTGATCGGGCTCGACCTTTCTTCGGTGCGCTGGGCTATCCTGTCCGCCTGCAACACCGCCGCGCCGTCCGACCGCGCGGGCGAAGGCGGGTTCTCGGGGCTGGTGCGCTCGTTCTTCATGGCGGGGGCGTCGACGCTGCTGGTGAGCCATTGGCCGGTCTACGACGACGTCGCTGCGGAACTCGCCTCGCGCGCCGTGCGGATGAACGCGCAGGGGCTCACACGCGCGCGCGCCCTGCAGGAGAGCATTCTGCAGGTTCGGACGGACCCGAAGCTGGACGCTGCGCACCCGGCGGTCTGGGCGCCCTTCGCACTGGTGGGTGAGGGACGGTAG